DNA from Eucalyptus grandis isolate ANBG69807.140 chromosome 5, ASM1654582v1, whole genome shotgun sequence:
GTAGCATCGATATGGACATGAGATACGTGATACACCTCGACACGATACACCAActtgtcatttctcaaaaacatAGTCTTTCGACATGTGAAGATACGTTGTATATtgaatgtaaatatatatatatatatatatatatatatatacatatatatttttattatgatttcaatgaaattagtttgattcaaattcacaaataattaaataataaaaaaagccaagaatgaatttacactaaaaatattaattcactatttattaaaatcattcattgtttcaatttgacaaattcaactcgattctaataattcataaaacttggaggaaaaaaaaaacaagcaattgacATTATAGACTCGCGTGTTAGATGtgttggaagaaaaaagaaaaaaattggggtgAATTATATCATTGAAAGTGAGAGTCCGTACGTAAGAGAAACTaggtattattatttttttttcacatatatatatattatgacccatcatttattgaaaatttttaaaattgacattgtGTTTCGAAATCATGTGTCGGAAACTCACATGTTGGAATTCTGACTCAAGAGTCGGGCAAGTTGACTAGGTATCGGATTTTTCGACATATGTTGATCGAGTGTTAGAGAGTATCGGATACGTGTTGGAGTGTCTGACATGACACAAAGACTCTCGGAGAGTGTTGGTACTTTCTAGATATCGGGTggatcaatttgagatttttaatgaaaaataattttggataaatttagatatttttcgtgatattaacccaaCTTAAAAATCTAACTTAATATTgcaataattataaattttttatttcatttttttttcacgcaAACCCATAAAAGCACCAATTCTCATCTTTGTTCAATTATTGTTACAATAATCTAGTTTGTGATTTTCCGTGGTATTAACACAACATAAAAATCTAACTTGATATTGCAATAATCATAACTTTTTTACCTCACTGTTTTTTTTCCATGCAAACCCCTAAAGCGCCAATCCTCATCTTCTGTTCAATTATTGTTACAATAATCTAGTCTTCCTCTTCTttacccattttcttttttcattccacAAGGTGGTCCAAACCCTCGaatatcttctttttgttcacactaataaaaacatttttttcttcttgtccaATCTCTTCTAGGGTTTAGAAAGGCAAAGCCAATttgattaaaagaagaaaaccaaccaaaacccaaaagaaagaagtaaCCGTGCACCACAATTGTATTGAAGGCAACAAAATAATGAACACCTTGCACTTtcctgattttttctttttttagtcggaaggaaaattttcatttcacaaaaaaagaaaaaaagatacataatttcaaaataaagatgatcccacaaaataagtaaatttaaaagataaattaACTTAGTATAGCTTGCAAAAAATCATTCGTTCCATAAAGATAAATCTATCATAGCATCAAACCGTGTCCCGATTCACTATGAATAAAATTCCAactttctcacgaatatagaaagaaagaaagaaagatatttCCGAGGAAATGTCCTCTTTGCCCACAAGTTATGAGTATTCCATCCATGTAATATggaattatataaaattattaccATATAAAATATCATTCTCTTGAAAGATCCTCTTTAGCAAGGATAAGTATCTTCTTGCATGACAAAAATGCTGTGCTTGGATCTCTCGTCTACGTATGGCAACACAGCTCAGATACTCTTATTGAAGTGTCTATAAtaatatattcataaaaatcAGAAACTAAGACACCGCTTTTTTGGTGGTAAATAAATAATCAGACAATATTTTATtagaaatgattatattttttttttttttgcttgaaataattgattaatgaaaaatattttcgtttttattaaaaaaaattgtttaaatatttttctcaaatgatggaaatactttttgttcatttaCTTTGTAAGCTGTATGAGCGACATTTAGGAAGTTATTTtgcaaatcattcattttttttttttcgtgaaaacaagaaaaacctgAGCTAAAAAGCAAATGTTAGTGCTATTTGCGTTTATAAATTCACCAATCAGAAATTctgattggaaatttttttctttccgatTCAATTAGGGACGGAGGAAAACACAACCCCTCAATTACTAGAGTGCATAAAAGCttttctagccaaaaaaaataaataataaaagctaGGCCGCACAGTTTTACCAAATACTAATGAATTAACTAATAATAGAGggaatgatcatttttaggaaaccAAAgatccccctcccccaaaaaaaaaaaaaaaaccccaaaattgcGGAAAGCACAGGTGCGAAACCTGCCTAAAATCGGcctgatttattatttttataaaatagaaGAGATTCAAATTTTAACACTGAAATACTTAAAGATAGAATAGaatgattaatttaaatttttttccaatgatatgatatttaaaaaatagcTAATTAATGATATTGTGGGGgaagaaataaaagattgaGACGCGTTAAAAATAGAAGATTCTCTTTGCTTTACATAATAATATAGATAAATTAAGCTACCATGAAAACCTGTTAATTTGTAttaatttgtgttgtataataAGTTAAAAGCATTATGGGATGTCATATTCCGCGTTTTTTTCGTAATTCATATTTTGTTCCATATTATGTAAACGAGATGTTTTCAATATTGTCggccgaaaaaaagaaaaaatccggTCAGGGTAAAGTACTTTCTGTGTATCATATTCTCGTGCACCTTAACCTATAATAACAAGTTGCCTTTTTTTTAAGCtgtcttcttttttatatctATGTTTTTAAATGCTTTTCCATAATAAATGGCAAGGATCTTTCATTTAGATAtccaaatgaaaaattgatgaatCTCACTTTTGTAGAATTatattaattctattttgaacaTATGGTACATAATGTACCAAGttgttttgttttacttttgcaaaaaattataaatgcaagtactaaaaatttaaaaggaaataCAACATGTGTGTATGAAATTATTCAAAGTGAAACCGTGACATCTATTTATAATGCATTGCGAACTACGGATAAGCAAAAAGAATTGTTCAAATTGGAAACAGCCCCAATCGGACTAAACCAACCGGTTGGATTTGCTTCCCAAAGACACCGGTCtggttcttgattccacaaaattGGAACTGGTGAATGTTGGTCTGGTCGTCGGCTCCATAGATAGAATTGACTGCCGGACCAAACTAACTATTCATTTtataaatgtcaatttttattaaaaatatgtgaagaaaaaatttatactaAGATTTTCGTGTAATGACAATCCCTCTCTTCAAGGCTTCTCTCAGTGCAACATCACATTTGATCGCTGCCAAAATACCTACTCCTCTACTCCTCTGCTCCTTGTCCCTTGAttattgttagaatatttaaataataagccacacttttatttgataatttaagCTTTTATAATAGTTGATAGTGatcttacaaaatctcacataataTTAGAGCTAGAGATCTTGATTTCAAATCATTTCATGCTTAATCTACCtcctcaattgattttttacgCTTAATACTAGGTCCAAAAATAAAGGCCAGACTAAGCAAGAGATAAACGTAAGTTTTTAGAAACAGTGgttccacaaaatctcataatcTTCAATCGTCTTACGGTGTATTGCCTGGCCTTGGCCCTATCCATCAGGGGGACGGGATGGAAAGTGTAAGAATGGCAAAAGGAAGTGTGTGGCTCGTTCTTATTCTTCATCCATCTTTTTCTGTTCCACTGGCGTCGGGTATCCAAGCAATAACTTCAGATTAATCTAGTACATCTATCGATATGTGTTCACAGCATTAAGAATACGTAGATCCCATTAAAATCTCACGTAGGAGTCACTCGATACTGTGAATggttccttccttccttttaCACAAAGCTAGGTGGCTTTCCTCGTTCTTCCGTGGGCCTGGGCGCCAGAAGCCGGCGCCAGGTGCTTGAGGACGAATTGCAATTTCGTCTGAATCTAAGGCAGCTGTCTCTTTTGGAGACTTTTCGTTAGCTTTTTGATTGGTGGCTCTTCTTGACTTTGATTAGCCGTTGCTCTGCTTTCACATTCTTTAACTATTGATAGTGACATAGGGCTGTTGAAATATTATATCCAAGTGAATGTCGGATGTTCTTCCGTTGGCACTATaaaaaccttttattttttatttttttggtgataagGTGAGGATGCTTTGGTTGGAGAGACTATTCATGATAACATATTTTGAAGTTGGGTCACAAGAGCCAATCTTAGCTACGACATGAACATAGATTTAGTTCAAAGTTCTATTAATGAGTGTGAGTTGATCAACTGATGAAGCATTACTAAATGAGAGAGTTAAGGTCTGATCAGGTCATTCGATCGAACCAAAATCACAGCTCAATCTGTCTATCAATAAAAAGCATATATGACAAATTGTGAGCTAGGTCGGTGTAGCTCAAGCCCTACTACTGTAGTGCCTTGCCCAAGCCCACCCGAAGATGCCTTTGGTTGCTTGTGGCTCGAGTTAGCCTAAACAGGAGTCTCGAACCACTAGTTTCAAAATCAGGTCTAGCCATGACCCTCCTATTCTTTTCTGTCGAAATCACCTTAAGGGGGAGGTTCGTGAATTCGACTTTGCCTTCACAATTTCACGTGGGATCACTGAGCAGAGAAAATTGCCCCATTAATCACTCGGTCAAAAAGCCTATGAAGCAATCATGTATGCTTTAGGCATTGTACCCTCATCTGCACGAAATGGTCAGGTGGCCTTTCTGTCCAGTCAAATCTTTGGTGGCAGGTCCCGTAAAAGATGGCGTTCTTGACTTCAGCATATCCCACTGGTTAACAACATTGCAATTTGAAAGCAATATCTCCTCATCCGTCCGCAAAATCTCTCCTTACGAGTAGTGTTATGTCGACTAGAAGACACCTTTCTGTCATCACCCCCTCCTCCAAAAGCTGTCCCATATCATATGGCTGAGGGTCGGTCCAACAACCCATCCTTAGGAGGAACCCCACTCGATCCAAATTTGGCTATTGCTATCTTCACCCTTTTACTCCTTTGAATGATTTAAACAATTATCAAAGGGAATATCCTCATATTTGTGCAGATACATCAATCtaaataatcatttcttttaatatagTTTTTCTTGGGAAATGAAAGGCCTTCTTGTTAAATTTCCAGCTTTTTAGAAAACCttacatttttactttttgtttggtttttttagGTTTTCTCAGTATTACTTTTCCTCTTCAATTATTTATGTGCTTTGGTCGATCACTGTGTAGTTGGGTTATGTTTGATTGAAAAGTGTTACTATTCATGGATTTATTTCTCACAGtgaatggaattttttttaccGTTCATGAGCTTGTTCCTCGTAAATTAAATTTTCTACTGCAAAATAAGCAACATTTACCGCATAATAGATATTCTCACCAAGCATTCTGTAAGAATGGGCGACCTGTTTAGTAGGTAAAGAAATTCACggtttcaaattaatttttcgtttTATTATGGTTAGCTTAGAAGCATTCTTTGTAACTTTGGGGCACATTTCTATCTGTATTTTCGATCTGTTGATGATGCATATCCTTTTACATAGAGTGaggaaattcaaaaaactaaaaaacccATTAATAACAAACTTTTATCTAGTTTGAAAGCCTATGgcctaattccctaaaaaagCCCATGAGTTTAGGTACAATCTCAATTGTGTCCCGAAATCTTTTTTGTCTTAAAAATAAATGTCAACTTTCACTCTAATCTCTAATTCTCCCACCTGTCCAAAAATCGCcactaatttctttaaaattattaatatcgGGTATGAAGGTGATGGTATTGATGAAGAAGTAGGTTTTGATAATGAACCTCCAACTAGTTCGAATCTTGATAATCTTCAAGAAAACATTCGCAATTGTTGGATGCATGGGCAAATTTGGGATTAGAGTGAaagttagagatttttttttttttttttttaaaaatattctagATAGAATTGGGATTGGACAAAAAGTGTaggatatttttagaaaatctaCTCGATAACCTATGCAacactaaaaaatattaattcactatttattaatataattcattattccaatttgataaattcaactccattccaataatttataaaactcggaggaaaaaaaaagcaattcacATTATAGACTCTCGTGTTAGAAGTgttggaagagaagagaaaaaaacttgTGATGAATTATGTTTCGTTGGAAGTGAGAGTCAGTAGAGAAGATAAGActaggttatttatttatttatttatttatttttcacatatatacattttaactccttatttatcaaaaaatttaaaattgaactCATGTCATGTGTCGGAAATTCCAACTTGAAAGTCGGGCAAGTTGACTGGGTGTCAGATTTTTTCCGACAGGATGCGGAGGTTCCCAAGAGTGTCGATATTTTCTAGATCACATGTGTATTAGTATgagatttttaatgaaaaatagttttgggtaaattcaAGGATTTTATGTGATATTAACCCGACTTAAAAATCTAACTTCATATTGCAATAATCataactttttatttcattttttccacGCAAAACCATAAAAGCACCAATTCTCATCTTCTGTTCAATTATTGTTACAataatcaagtttttaattttccatGGTATTAACACAACATAAAAATCTAACTTAATATTGCAATAATCATAACTTTTTTATCTCACTGTTTTTTTCCATGCAAACCCCTAAAGCGCCAATCCTCATCTTCTGTTCATTTATTGTCACAATAATCtagtcttcctcttcttttaccaattttcctttttcatttcatgAGGTGGTCCAAACCCTCGaatatcttctttttgttcACACTAACAAAACATTTTATATCTTCTTGTCCAATCTTTTCTAGGGTATAGAAAGGCAAATCCAATTTGATTAAAACAAGAAAAccaaccaaaaacccaaaagaagGAAGTGACCGCGCACCCCAATTGTACTGAAggcaacaaaacaaaaacacctTGCACTTTTCcgattttttctttatttacttggaaggaaaatattaatttcacaaaaaagaaagatccATAATTTCAAGATAAAGATACAAATCCCACAAAATAAGCAAACTTGAAAGATAAATTAACTTAGTACAGCTTGCGAAAACAGTTCGttccataaaaataaatctATCATAACGTCAAAATGCATTATGATTCAATGTGAATAAAATTCCAACTTTCCCACCAATATAGaaggaagatagatatttctaAGGGAAATGTCCTTTTTGCCTACAAATTATGAGTATTCCATCCATTTAATATggaattatataaaattattaccATATAAAATATCATTCTCTTGAAAGATTCTCTTCAGCAAGGATAAGACAAAAATGCTGTGCTCGGATCTCTCGTCTATGTAAGGCAACACAGCTCAGAGACTCTTATTGAAGTGTCTATAAtaatatattcataaaaatcAGAAGCTAAGGCACCGTTTGTTTTGcgtaaaataaataattagagaaatattttattaaaaatgattatttgttttgcttgaaataactaattaatgaaaaatatttttgtttttgataaaaatttatgtctaaatatttttcgcGAATGATGGAAAtactttttgtttattcacTTTGTTAGTTGTACGAAcgacattttttagaaaattaattttcaaattattcatttttttgtgaaaacaaacaaaatccgAACTAAAAAACAAATGTCAGTGCTATTTGCGATTATAAATTCAccaattagaaattttgattggaaatttttttcttttcgattcAATTAGGGATGGAGGAAAACATGGCCCCCTCAATTACTAGGGTGCATAAAAGCTTTTCTAgcaaaataataatactaataaaaGCTAGGCCGCATAGTTCCAccaaatattaataaataaataaataaataaataaataaataattaactaataataGAGGGAATGATCATAAATGTCAGTGCTATTTGCGATTATAAATTCACCAATAagaaattttgattggaaatttttttcttttcgattcAATTAGGGATGGAGGAAAACACGGCCCCCTCAATTACTAGAGTGCATAAAAGCTTTTCTAgcaaaataataatactaataaaaGCTAGGCCGCACAGTTTCactaaatattaattaattaattaattaattaattaactaataatagagggaatgatcatttttaggaaaccAAAgatccccctccctcccccaaaaaaaaaaaaaaaaccccaaaattgcGGAAAACACAGGTGCGAAACCTGCCTAAAATCGGCGTCGATATCAGCCGTCGAGTCTCCTGGGCCCCACCAGGCACCCCCGATTCGACGGCTCGGATCTACTGATCCGTCACTGGATCCGGACCATGcgatgattttcctttttttttttaatccctttttccctttgcttTAGCGGTTCCGCTATTTATTCCGCATCGGGGATCCCAGATTCACCCGCAGATTCCGAGGAACCGCCTCGCTTCTTCCACCCCGCTCCCCGGTCAaccccctccgccgccgccgccgccgccgccgccgttctCCCCTGATCCTCCCCGCCCCCGGCCACAGGTATTCTTCACGTCGCTTCTCGTTCCTCCGTGAGATCGCACCCTTTTCAGTGAAACAGCACGAGGAGTTCGGCACATCTCGTCGTTTTTCCCGGTCTCTTTCGCCTCCGTTTCGATCCGATCTTCCTTTCGCGGGTCGCGTGGCCGCCGCTCGCTCGTGGGTCGTGTTCGTGCTGTCGCCGCCAGTGCGTACGATGAGCGGGGGATGTCTTGTTTTCCTTCGGAACATACGATGAATTCCGTCTGACTGTGTTTCTTGATGATGCAGATCGAGATGGGCGAGGCCGTGCGCCGACGGGGGTGCTGCTCGAAGCAGGACTTCCTCCCGGAGGAGTCCTTCGCGAGCCTTGGGAGCTACGGGCGGGCCCTCCGGGAGACGCCGGCCAGGCTGCGGGACCGCCTCCTGTCCCGGTCCCTCGACGCGACGGAGCTCCACGAGGTCAAGGCCCGGAGCCAGCACGAGATGAAGCGGACCCTCAACTGGTGGGACCTCATCTGGTTCGGCATCGGCGCCGTCATCGGCGCCGGCATCTTCGTCCTCACCGGCCTCGAGGCGAGGGACGACGCCGGCCCCGCCGTGGTGCTCTCCTACGTCGTCTCCGGCGTCTCCGCCCTGCTCTCCGTCTTCTGCTACACCGAGTTCGCCGTGGAGATCCCCTCCGCCGGTGAGTTGTCCAACGCGTGTTGCCCCTCGTCATCATCATTGTTTCCACCCACCCTCGACAGCGACCGTCACCATAAATATCTGAGATGAGCATTAATGATGTCGGACGAAGCACGcatctgtttcatcaaaaagtCTCGATTTTTTTAAGTAGCTTTTCTCGTCTGAGATAGAGACCCGTCAACTTTGATGCGCACTGTCGAGATTTACGGAACgtcccgggaataaaaaatttgaagaaatatATGATCTTTGACCAAGAGGAGAGGACGACATTCCCAGTTCCCGCCCGtcatcttcaaacgatctttgACTCGACAAAGCTTTTGCAGGAGCCGTACATGCTTCTTGGCGTCATCGAATCGATTGATTGACTCTCATTTGTCCTTTCTCTGTctgtgtgtgtttgtgtgtgtgtatgtatatatataatattcatgcATGTTGGACCGGAATGTGACTGAAAGTGATCTTGCTGCTCCTTCTTGTTGTTCAGGTGGATCGTTTGCGTACCTAAGGGTGGAGCTCGGCGACTTTGTGGCGTTCATCGCCGCCGGCAACATCATCCTCGAGTACGTGATCGGCGGCGCCGCCGTGGCCCGCTCGTGGACGTCCTACTGCGCCACCCTCTTCAACCACAAGCCCACGGATTTCCTGATCAAAGCGcacggcctcgccgagggctaCAACGAGCTCGACCCATTAGCCGTCGGCGTCTGCGCCGCGATCTGCGTCTTGGCTGTGCTGAGCACCAAGGGCTCGTCCATCTTCAACTCCATCGCCTCGGTCATCCACATCGTGGTCATTATCTTCATCATCGTCGCCGGCCTGAGCAAAGCCGACCTGAAGAACTACTCCGACTTCGCTCCGTACGGGGCGCGCGGCGTCTTCCAGGCTTCGGCCGTGCTCTTCTTCGCCTACATCGGGTTCGACGCGGTCTCGACGATGGCGGAGGAGACCAAGAACCCGGCCCGGGACATACCCATCGGCCTAGTAGGCTCCATGGTCATCACCACCTCTTGCTATTGCCTGATGGCCGTGACGCTCTGCCTCATGCAGCCTTACAAGGACATCGACGAGAACGCGCCTTTCTCGGTCGCGTTCCAGGCCGTCGGGTGGAACTGGGCCAAGTACATCGTCGCCGCCGGCGCGCTGAAGGGCATGACGACCGTGCTGCTCGTCAGCGCCGTCGGACAGGCTCGGTACCTCACGCACATTGCCCGGACGCACATGATGCCGCCCTGGTTCGCGCATGTCAACGAGAGGACGGGGACCCCGGTGAACGCCACCGTCAGCATGCTCCTCGCCACGGCGGTCATCGCCTTCTTCACCAAGCTCGAAATCCTGTCCAATCTCCTCTCCATCTCCACCCTGTTCATCTTCATGGTCGTGGCGGTCGCGCTCCTCGTCCGCCGCTACTACGTCAGCGGCACGACCACGGCCACGGACCGCAACAAGCTCGTCGCCTGCATCCTCCTCATCATCGGGTCTTCCATCGGGACGTCTGCTTACTGGGGCCTAAGCGAAGGTTGGATAGGATACGCGGTCACGGTGCCCATATGGCTGTTGGCGACCGTGGCGCTGAGGGTGTTCGTTCCTCACGCCCGCAATCCGAAACTGTGGGGAGTGCCGTTAGTCCCGTGGCTGCCGTCGGCCTCCATCGCCATCAACATCTTCCTCCTCGGGTCCATCGACAAGGACTCGTTCATCCGGTTCGGGATGTGGACCGGCTTCCTGCTGGTCTACTACGTGCTGCTGGGATTACATGCATCGTATGACGCCGCCAAGGAATTTGGGGAGAGAAAGGCTCAGCAGGTGAAGAGGATTGAAGAAGGAATTTGAGACTAGATGCGGCAACTTCATTTATGTGTACACATTGAAAGCAGGGTCTAAGACATTGTACATATGGTAAGCTGGGAAGAGCAAGGAATTGTGGTTTTAATTCTTCTAGAAATTGGGTTAGGGGGTATGCGTTGTGCTGATCATTTCTTAGATGACTGTTCGAGAAATATTATTTGAGGATTGCCTTTGATGATTTACAAAGATATATGACAATGTGCAGGCAAAAACATATAGAACATTTGGACCAGCGTTTCTTGAAAATAGTTTATTTAACTTCAGCCATGATCGTAGACACGTTTGCATGCGCGACGATTGTGAAATCAATAGACCATC
Protein-coding regions in this window:
- the LOC104444885 gene encoding cationic amino acid transporter 1-like, whose protein sequence is MGEAVRRRGCCSKQDFLPEESFASLGSYGRALRETPARLRDRLLSRSLDATELHEVKARSQHEMKRTLNWWDLIWFGIGAVIGAGIFVLTGLEARDDAGPAVVLSYVVSGVSALLSVFCYTEFAVEIPSAGGSFAYLRVELGDFVAFIAAGNIILEYVIGGAAVARSWTSYCATLFNHKPTDFLIKAHGLAEGYNELDPLAVGVCAAICVLAVLSTKGSSIFNSIASVIHIVVIIFIIVAGLSKADLKNYSDFAPYGARGVFQASAVLFFAYIGFDAVSTMAEETKNPARDIPIGLVGSMVITTSCYCLMAVTLCLMQPYKDIDENAPFSVAFQAVGWNWAKYIVAAGALKGMTTVLLVSAVGQARYLTHIARTHMMPPWFAHVNERTGTPVNATVSMLLATAVIAFFTKLEILSNLLSISTLFIFMVVAVALLVRRYYVSGTTTATDRNKLVACILLIIGSSIGTSAYWGLSEGWIGYAVTVPIWLLATVALRVFVPHARNPKLWGVPLVPWLPSASIAINIFLLGSIDKDSFIRFGMWTGFLLVYYVLLGLHASYDAAKEFGERKAQQVKRIEEGI